Proteins from a genomic interval of Ovis aries strain OAR_USU_Benz2616 breed Rambouillet chromosome 25, ARS-UI_Ramb_v3.0, whole genome shotgun sequence:
- the MMRN2 gene encoding multimerin-2, translated as MILTLLFGLGGPLGWGMLGTWAQAPGASFSDPHSPQPPGVWRAEAEDSGGDPVRRNWCPYQRSRLVTFVAACKTEKFLVHSQQPCPQGAPNCQKVKVMYRVAHKPVYQVKQKVLASVAWRCCPGFAGPDCQHHDPTAIPEPEDPGDGLQEAWDGPVDFESGHPAAEIRNTVERQERRLGDLQNDIHQMADSLPGLWEAWASNLTVATTEANQTELEFPGRSLEQALLPHINTFLQGHLSPMWRSFNQSLHSLSQVIRNLSLDVEANRQALKRVQETSVARADFQELGTKFETKVQENAQRVGQLRQDVEDRLHAQRLSLHQSLSEVQTDMDIKLKKLLKAQESVGINSSLVFAAAGAAARPEPESLNARLGQLQRNLSALHVATAHREEALQSTLADMKATLARHVDEIKELYSESDDTFDEISKVQRQVQELEVNHTALRELRVILMEKSLVMEENKEDVERQLLELNLTLQHLQGAHADLIKYVKDCNCQKLYFDLDVIREDQRDTTRALEETQVSLDERRQQDGSSLQALSDTVASLSLAVNTQQAEGERAQAEAARLRSQLRALGGEVSALRAAETEIRREIRQLHSSFSALLEDALRHEAVLAALFGEEVMEEMSEEGPGTLPLRYEQIRVTLMDAASGLQEQALGWDALAARVTALEQSSGARRQTARLEPSRDAPPEEVGGLDLAGLAQELQRLSSDMEGMGRCCEASWVSSLNSSLEGLRGELSTTERVLERHQHLFHSLFGNFQGLVAANVSLDLEKLQAMLNRKGKKQQKGLEAPKRRDRKQVESLGDVRVKGPALWEAGYPVAFYASFSEGTTALQIVKFNTAYINVGSSYFPEHGYFRAPERGVYLFAVSIEFGPGPGTGQLVFGGHHRTPVYTTEEQRGGSPATTFAMAELQKGERVWFELTQGSIMKRSPPGTAFGGFLMFKT; from the exons ATGATCCTGACATTGCTGTTTGGCCTGGGGGGCCCCCTGGGCTGGGGGATGCTGGGGACCTGGGCGCAGGCCCCTGGTGCCAGTTTCTCTGATCCACACAGCCCCCAGCCACCTGGGGTCTGGAGGGCAGAGGCGGAGGACTCCGGCGGGGACCCTGTCAGACG taACTGGTGCCCCTACCAGAGGTCCAGACTGGTCACCTTCGTAGCTGCTTGCAAAACCGAGAAATTCCTCGTCCACTCACAGCAGCCATGTCCGCAGGGGGCTCCGAACTGCCAGAAGGTCAAAGTCAT GTACCGTGTGGCCCACAAGCCGGTGTACCAGGTCAAGCAGAAGGTGCTGGCCTCTGTGGCCTGGAGATGCTGCCCAGGCTTTGCGGGCCCTGACTGCCAGCACCACG ATCCTACGGCAATCCCTGAGCCTGAAGATCCAGGTGATGGCCTCCAGGAGGCTTGGGATGGACCAGTTGACTTTGAATCTG GTCATCCAGCTGCAGAGATCCGCAACACAGTGGAGCGGCAGGAACGCCGACTGGGAGATCTCCAGAATGACATCCATCAGATGGCAGACAGCCTCCCAGGCCTGTGGGAAGCCTGGGCAAGCAACCTCACGGTGGCAACAACTGAGGCAAATCAAACAGAGCTTG AGTTTCCAGGCAGATCCTTGGAGCAAGCGCTATTGCCCCACATCAACACCTTCCTGCAAGGACATCTCAGCCCCATGTGGAGAAGCTTCAACCAAAGCCTGCACAGCCTCTCCCAGGTCATAAGAAACTTATCTCTTGACGTGGAGGCCAACCGACAGGCCCTCAAGAGGGTCCAGGAGACCTCTGTGGCCAGAGCTGACTTCCAGGAGCTTGGTACCAAATTTGAGACCAAGGTCCAGGAGAACGCCCAGAGGGTGGGCCAGCTGAGGCAGGACGTGGAGGACCGCCTGCATGCCCAACGCCTGTCCCTGCACCAGTCCCTCTCAGAGGTCCAGACTGACATGGACATCAAGTTGAAGAAGCTCCTAAAAGCCCAGGAGTCTGTGGGGATCAATAGCAGCCTGGTCTTCgcagcagcaggggcagcagCAAGGCCAGAGCCAGAGAGCCTGAACGCCAGGCTGGGCCAGCTGCAGAGGAACCTGTCTGCCCTGCATGTAGCCACTGCCCACAGGGAAGAGGCGTTACAGAGCACCCTGGCAGACATGAAGGCCACTCTGGCCCGGCACGTGGATGAGATCAAGGAGCTGTACTCGGAATCTGATGACACCTTCGACGAGATCAGCAAGGTGCAGCGGCAGGTGCAGGAGCTGGAGGTGAACCACACGGCTCTGCGAGAGCTGCGGGTGATCCTGATGGAGAAGTCACTGGTCATGGAGGAGAACAAGGAGGACGTGGAGCGGCAGCTCCTGGAGCTCAACCTGACCCTCCAGCACCTACAGGGCGCCCACGCGGACCTCATCAAGTACGTCAAGGACTGCAACTGCCAGAAGCTCTACTTTGACCTGGATGTCATCCGGGAGGACCAAAGGGACACCACGCGAGCCCTGGAGGAGACCCAGGTGAGTCTGGACGAGCGGCGCCAGCAGGATGGCTCCTCCCTGCAGGCTCTGAGCGACACAGTGGCCTCCCTGTCACTGGCCGTGAACACGCAGCAGGCAGAGGGTGAGCGGGCACAGGCTGAGGCGGCACGGCTCCGGAGCCAGCTGCGTGCCCTGGGCGGCGAGGTGAGCGCGCTGCGGGCCGCTGAGACCGAGATCCGCCGTGAGATCCGCCAGCTGCACAGCTCCTTCTCCGCCCTGCTGGAGGACGCGCTGCGGCACGAGGCCGTGTTGGCCGCTCTTTTCGGGGAGGAGGTGATGGAGGAGATGTCCGAGGAAGGGCCTGGCACGCTGCCCCTGCGCTACGAACAGATCCGCGTCACCCTGATGGACGCGGCCAGCGGGCTGCAGGAGCAGGCTTTAGGCTGGGATGCACTGGCCGCCAGGGTGACTGCCTTGGAACAGTCCTCGGGGGCCCGCCGGCAAACCGCGCGTTTGGAGCCCAGCCGGGACGCTCCACCAGAGGAGGTGGGTGGGCTGGACCTGGCTGGGCTGGCGCAGGAGCTCCAGCGCCTGAGCTCGGACATGGAGGGTATGGGTCGGTGCTGTGAGGCTTCCTGGGTCTCCTCCCTCAACAGCTCCCTCGAGGGCCTTCGCGGGGAGCTCTCCACGACTGAGCGCGTCTTGGAGAGGCACCAGCACCTTTTCCACAGCCTCTTTGGGAACTTCCAAGGGCTCGTGGCAGCCAACGTCAGCCTGGACCTGGAGAAGCTGCAGGCCATGCTGAACAGGAAAGGGAAGAAGCAGCAGAAAGGCCTGGAAGCTCCCAAGAGGAGGGATCGGAAGCAAGTGGAATCTTTAGGGGATGTGCGTGTCAAAGGACCAGCGCTTTGGGAGGCAG GCTACCCTGTGGCCTTCTACGCCAGCTTTTCAGAAGGGACCACTGCTCTGCAGATAGTGAAGTTCAACACTGCTTACATCAACGTCGGCAGCAGCTACTTCCCTGAACACGGCTATTTCCGAGCCCCTGAGCGTGGGGTCTATCTGTTTGCAGTGAGCATTGAATTTGGCCCAGGGCCAGGCACTGGGCAGCTGGTGTTTGGAGGTCACCATCGGACCCCTGTCTATACCACTGAGGAGCAGAGGGGTGGGAGCCCAGCAACAACCTTTGCTATGGCTGAGCTGCAAAAGGGTGAGAGAGTGTGGTTTGagctaacccagggatcgataaTGAAGAGAAGCCCGCCAGGCACTGCATTTGGgggcttcctgatgttcaagaccTGA
- the SNCG gene encoding gamma-synuclein yields MDVFKKGFSIAKEGVVGAVEKTKQGVTEAAEKTKEGVLYVGVKTKEGVVQSVTSVAEKTKEQANAVSEAVVSSVNTVATKTVEEVENIAVTSGAVRKEALKQPVPSQEDEAAKAEEQVAEETKSGGD; encoded by the exons ATGGACGTCTTCAAGAAGGGCTTCTCTATTGCCAAGGAGGGTGTGGTGGGTGCTGTGGAAAAGACCAAGCAGGGAGTGACAGAGGCGGCGGAGAAGACCAAGGAGGGCGTCCTGTATGTGG GAGTCAAGACTAAAGAGGGTGTTGTGCAGAGTGTGACGTCAG TGGCTGAGAAGACCAAGGAGCAAGCCAACGCCGTGAGTGAGGCCGTGGTCTCCAGTGTCAACACCGTGGCCACCAAGACTGTGGAGGAAGTGGAGAACATCGCAGTCACCTCTGGAGCGGTGCGCAAG GAGGCCCTGAAGCAACCTGTCCCCTCACAGGAGGATGAGGCCGCCAAAGCGGAAGAGCAAGTGGCTGAGGAG ACCAAGAGTGGGGGAGATTAG